From Bacteroidota bacterium, the proteins below share one genomic window:
- the trxA gene encoding thioredoxin yields MALTFNDSNFQNEVLNSDKPVLVDFWAEWCGPCRMIAPVVEELSSEYSGKAVIGKLNVDENPGIAGQFGIRSIPTLLVFKGGQVVDKLVGALPKSHIAAKIDAHL; encoded by the coding sequence ATGGCATTAACATTTAATGATTCAAACTTTCAAAATGAAGTTCTAAATTCAGACAAACCCGTATTAGTAGATTTTTGGGCAGAGTGGTGTGGACCATGTCGCATGATTGCACCTGTTGTTGAAGAATTATCTTCAGAATATTCAGGCAAAGCAGTAATTGGTAAATTAAACGTGGACGAGAACCCCGGTATTGCCGGTCAGTTTGGTATAAGAAGTATTCCTACACTTTTGGTTTTCAAAGGTGGTCAGGTTGTTGATAAACTTGTAGGTGCTCTGCCTAAAAGTCATATCGCTGCCAAAATTGACGCACATCTGTAA
- a CDS encoding phosphoglucomutase/phosphomannomutase family protein has translation MTYQIKFGTDGWREIIGDAYIVDNVLRVAHATALWLKTKYQSPKVTVGYDCRFGGKMFAEYTARCLANNGITVYISTGFVSTPMISLANVKLKTDAGIIITASHNPPSYNGYKLKASYGGPVLPEEISEVEKLVPDLPNRNLPELATFIASKQVEFVDLEKIYTEHVKASFDLDKILKVSDKLVYDAMFGAGQNLVRHILPNATFLHCEHNPGFKDFAPEPILKNLQELSDLIAKTPKLHYGLATDGDADRIGFFDSKGRFIDSHHLILLIIHYLVKYKQLSGKVVKSFSVSSKVDILAQKLGLTTITTKIGFKYICKHMVEDDVLIGAEESGGIAIKGHIPERDGIWMGLVLLSYMAETGKNIEELVDEIYSIVGAFAVERYDLRISNELKQEIISSCQTGKYTQFGKYKVLRTEDIDGYKFHLANDEWVMIRASGTEPVLRVYAESVTSEKAYQILDAVKTAIHA, from the coding sequence ATGACATATCAGATTAAATTCGGAACAGACGGATGGAGAGAAATCATTGGAGACGCTTACATCGTGGACAATGTTTTGCGCGTTGCACATGCAACTGCTCTGTGGTTAAAAACTAAATATCAAAGCCCAAAAGTTACTGTGGGCTACGATTGCAGATTCGGAGGCAAAATGTTTGCCGAATATACCGCCAGATGCCTTGCAAACAATGGCATTACAGTGTATATATCAACCGGATTTGTGAGTACCCCAATGATTTCACTTGCCAACGTAAAATTAAAAACAGACGCAGGTATAATCATTACTGCAAGCCATAATCCGCCATCATACAACGGATATAAACTCAAAGCTTCGTACGGAGGACCTGTACTACCTGAAGAAATTAGTGAAGTGGAGAAACTTGTACCCGACCTTCCAAACCGAAACTTGCCGGAATTAGCCACGTTCATAGCTTCCAAACAGGTTGAATTTGTTGATTTAGAGAAAATCTATACCGAACATGTAAAAGCAAGTTTTGACTTGGATAAAATACTGAAGGTCTCGGACAAATTGGTATATGATGCTATGTTTGGAGCCGGTCAGAACTTGGTAAGACATATTCTGCCCAATGCAACATTTTTGCACTGCGAACACAATCCCGGATTTAAGGATTTTGCTCCGGAACCTATACTTAAAAATTTACAAGAATTATCCGACTTAATTGCCAAAACACCTAAGCTTCACTATGGCTTGGCAACAGACGGAGATGCAGACAGAATTGGCTTTTTTGACTCAAAAGGCAGGTTTATAGACTCCCACCACCTGATTCTACTTATCATTCATTATCTGGTGAAATATAAACAGTTAAGTGGAAAAGTGGTCAAGAGTTTTAGCGTTTCTTCCAAAGTAGATATATTAGCCCAAAAGCTTGGTTTGACAACCATTACCACCAAAATCGGTTTCAAATATATTTGCAAACACATGGTAGAAGATGATGTACTAATTGGCGCAGAGGAGTCAGGTGGCATTGCCATCAAAGGACATATTCCCGAGCGTGATGGTATTTGGATGGGGCTTGTATTATTATCTTATATGGCAGAGACAGGTAAAAATATTGAAGAACTTGTAGATGAAATATACTCCATCGTGGGCGCTTTTGCGGTCGAGCGCTATGATTTGAGAATCAGTAATGAACTAAAACAAGAAATTATTTCATCCTGCCAAACCGGTAAATACACTCAATTTGGAAAATACAAAGTATTAAGAACTGAAGATATAGATGGGTATAAATTTCACTTAGCCAATGATGAATGGGTTATGATAAGAGCATCCGGCACAGAACCTGTTTTAAGGGTATATGCCGAGTCTGTAACCAGCGAAAAGGCTTACCAAATTTTAGATGCAGTCAAAACTGCTATTCATGCTTAA
- a CDS encoding shikimate kinase, which translates to MPKIFLVGMPASGKTTIGAKLAKRLGYRFIDLDHYIEKKESKTIATIFREAGENAFRELERLYLFQLKDEDDTVISTGGGTATFHDNMKWMNSHGFTIYLKEDLETIIQRNLENTRNRPLFSNKSEKEIKDKMYFLLENREPLYSTAALIINKTNGNTNINNTDNQYISEINKILQFFVDFK; encoded by the coding sequence ATGCCTAAGATTTTTCTTGTCGGGATGCCCGCAAGCGGCAAAACAACTATAGGAGCTAAATTAGCCAAAAGACTGGGATATCGTTTTATAGATCTTGACCATTATATTGAAAAAAAGGAAAGTAAGACAATCGCTACTATTTTTAGAGAAGCCGGAGAAAATGCTTTTAGAGAATTAGAAAGGCTTTATTTATTCCAACTCAAAGACGAAGATGATACCGTCATCAGCACAGGCGGTGGAACAGCTACATTTCACGATAATATGAAATGGATGAACTCTCATGGTTTTACCATTTATCTTAAGGAAGATTTAGAAACAATTATTCAAAGAAACCTTGAAAATACGCGCAATAGACCACTTTTTTCTAATAAGTCAGAAAAAGAAATTAAAGATAAAATGTATTTTTTATTGGAAAATAGAGAACCATTATACTCTACAGCAGCCTTGATTATCAACAAAACAAACGGCAATACCAACATTAACAATACTGATAATCAATACATTAGCGAGATAAATAAAATCCTTCAATTTTTTGTTGATTTTAAGTGA
- a CDS encoding M3 family oligoendopeptidase — MNLRKHPRIFLPTDYKIENWEGLQPHYQKLLSEDFHTKAEFESWLKKVSELQSAVSEDLAWRYIHMTCDTANKTFEESYLEFVTNIQPHLAPFEDKLNKKLAESPYLQELEQSDKAYMLYFRQIKTAIELYREENIALNTKIQTLAQEYSAINGQMEVEWEGKKMTLQQAAAFLKDNNRDVREKVYTAIQEERYSKHEKLDDIFSEMISLRHQVALNAGFKNYRDYKFKELNRFDYTVKDCFDFHHAIEKVVVPLKKKLHKQRKEKLGLAVLKPWDTSVDADNKPKLHPFDDGEDLLNKTIAGFNRIDPFFSDCISTMKAMKHLDLESRKGKAPGGYNYPLAETGVPFIFMNAASLHRDVETMVHEGGHAIHSFLTRDLSLEGFKETPSEVAELASMSMELLSMEVWDEFYPNADDHKRAMREQLEGIIFTLPWIATVDAFQHWIYENPMHSKEERMAAWNKISDRFETGLIDYTGVEKFKKFTWHAQLHIFEIPFYYIEYGFAQLGAIGVWKNYKAEKNKGIEDYKTALKAGYTKPIPEIYALAGVEFGCSERYIQQLFEFVWAEL, encoded by the coding sequence ATGAATTTAAGAAAGCACCCGCGCATTTTCCTCCCCACAGATTATAAAATCGAAAATTGGGAAGGGCTACAACCTCATTATCAAAAACTATTATCCGAAGACTTTCACACCAAAGCTGAATTTGAATCATGGCTTAAAAAAGTCAGCGAATTACAAAGTGCCGTAAGTGAAGACCTGGCTTGGAGGTATATTCACATGACTTGTGATACTGCTAATAAAACTTTCGAGGAATCTTATCTTGAATTTGTAACAAACATACAACCGCATCTTGCACCTTTTGAAGATAAATTGAATAAAAAATTAGCAGAATCTCCCTATTTACAAGAATTAGAACAGTCTGACAAGGCTTATATGCTGTATTTCAGACAGATAAAAACTGCCATTGAACTTTATCGAGAAGAGAATATTGCACTCAACACCAAAATTCAAACTCTGGCACAGGAATACAGTGCCATCAATGGACAAATGGAAGTTGAATGGGAAGGTAAAAAAATGACTCTGCAACAAGCGGCTGCTTTTTTGAAAGACAATAACCGTGATGTTCGCGAAAAAGTTTACACAGCCATTCAAGAGGAAAGATACAGCAAACACGAGAAACTGGATGATATTTTCTCAGAAATGATTTCACTTAGACATCAAGTTGCATTAAATGCGGGTTTTAAGAATTACAGAGATTATAAATTCAAGGAACTCAATCGTTTTGACTATACTGTTAAAGATTGTTTTGATTTTCACCATGCGATAGAGAAGGTAGTAGTACCACTCAAAAAGAAATTACATAAACAACGCAAAGAAAAGTTGGGGCTTGCTGTCCTAAAACCTTGGGACACCTCTGTAGATGCCGACAACAAACCCAAACTGCACCCTTTTGATGATGGAGAAGATTTATTGAATAAAACGATTGCGGGATTTAATCGCATAGATCCATTTTTCTCTGACTGCATTTCCACTATGAAAGCCATGAAACATCTGGATTTGGAAAGCAGAAAGGGCAAAGCACCCGGAGGATATAACTATCCATTAGCAGAAACAGGTGTTCCATTTATTTTCATGAACGCGGCATCCCTTCATCGCGATGTAGAAACAATGGTACACGAAGGCGGACATGCCATTCATTCATTTCTGACAAGAGACTTAAGCTTAGAAGGGTTCAAAGAAACTCCATCAGAAGTGGCAGAGCTTGCTTCGATGAGCATGGAACTGCTTAGCATGGAGGTTTGGGATGAGTTCTATCCCAATGCTGATGACCACAAACGGGCTATGCGAGAACAATTAGAAGGCATTATTTTCACACTTCCTTGGATTGCAACCGTTGATGCTTTTCAACATTGGATATATGAAAACCCTATGCACAGCAAAGAAGAAAGAATGGCTGCATGGAATAAAATTTCAGATCGATTTGAAACCGGCTTGATTGATTATACAGGAGTTGAAAAATTCAAAAAATTCACATGGCACGCCCAACTGCATATATTCGAAATTCCGTTTTATTATATTGAGTATGGTTTTGCCCAATTAGGTGCCATAGGTGTATGGAAAAACTATAAAGCTGAAAAAAATAAAGGAATAGAAGACTACAAAACAGCGCTCAAAGCAGGATACACCAAGCCCATTCCAGAAATTTATGCTCTTGCAGGTGTTGAGTTCGGATGTTCCGAAAGATATATTCAACAACTTTTTGAGTTCGTGTGGGCAGAACTATAA
- a CDS encoding HU family DNA-binding protein: MNKSDLIDHIAKDAAITKVQASAALNSFIDATSKALKKGDNLILVGFGTFSVTKRAARKGRNPRTGQEIKIPAKKVVKFKAGSDLSKKVG; the protein is encoded by the coding sequence ATGAACAAGTCAGATTTAATCGACCACATCGCAAAAGACGCTGCTATCACTAAAGTACAAGCTTCAGCAGCACTCAACTCATTCATCGATGCAACTTCTAAAGCATTGAAAAAAGGTGACAACCTTATCCTTGTAGGATTTGGAACATTCTCAGTTACAAAAAGAGCTGCAAGAAAAGGACGCAACCCAAGAACAGGACAAGAAATCAAAATTCCTGCTAAGAAAGTTGTTAAATTCAAAGCTGGTTCTGATCTATCTAAAAAAGTTGGATAA
- a CDS encoding DUF5606 domain-containing protein: protein MELKDVVAIAGAPGLYKVIGQRKNGLIVESLDGSAKKIATSPTQKISVLSDVAIFTETEEVRLSEVLLEIKKQTAAGLSIPDKKSDDNILKAFLEAIVPKYDKERVYVSDMKKLVGWWNILKSQLDFEKLANKDEEKAEDANTATSEKKETKKDTKKAPKAQIKQAAPKANTKSKAAKSISTPRKAQ, encoded by the coding sequence ATGGAATTAAAAGATGTTGTAGCTATTGCTGGTGCACCCGGACTTTACAAAGTTATTGGTCAGCGAAAAAATGGACTTATTGTAGAATCATTAGACGGTTCCGCTAAAAAAATTGCCACCTCTCCTACTCAAAAAATATCTGTTTTAAGTGATGTCGCTATTTTTACTGAAACAGAAGAAGTCCGCCTTTCTGAGGTATTGCTTGAAATAAAGAAGCAGACCGCAGCCGGCTTGAGTATCCCTGACAAAAAATCAGACGACAATATCCTTAAAGCCTTTTTGGAAGCAATTGTGCCAAAATATGACAAAGAACGCGTTTATGTATCTGACATGAAAAAACTTGTGGGCTGGTGGAATATTCTTAAAAGTCAACTTGACTTCGAAAAATTGGCTAACAAAGATGAAGAAAAAGCAGAAGACGCTAACACTGCAACAAGCGAGAAAAAAGAAACAAAAAAAGATACAAAAAAAGCGCCCAAAGCTCAGATAAAACAAGCAGCTCCTAAAGCCAATACAAAAAGCAAGGCTGCCAAATCAATTTCAACCCCAAGAAAAGCGCAGTAA
- a CDS encoding aspartate aminotransferase family protein, whose protein sequence is MISHKTLFLNLLAQTTPAPLLLEIERAKGVYLYDKEGKTYIDLISGISVSSLGHGNPSVLKAIEEQSKKYLHLMVYGEIVQSPQVMLAQKLSEYLQFKEDTSIYYTNSGSEAIEGAMKLAKRATGRPEFIALKNAYHGSTHGSISLSADSYYTDFYRPLLPQTRRIRQNNFDDLQYITNTTAGVFVETIMGEAGYIPAQIEWMQALRKKCDETGALLILDEVQCGMGRSGTLFAFEPYQIIPDILVLAKAFGAGMPLGAFIANKKIMSVLSNNPILGHISTFGGHPVSCAAALAGLDEITKNKLWENAIKIESLFKKHLTHHALMKISGKGAMLSIELPNQEKCFEFVGKCIENGVLIDWFLYAPNKVRLSPPLILDEKETIKATDIMNSVANTIL, encoded by the coding sequence ATGATTTCTCATAAAACACTGTTTCTCAATTTACTTGCTCAAACCACACCGGCACCTTTGCTACTTGAAATTGAGAGGGCAAAAGGAGTATATTTATATGACAAAGAGGGCAAAACCTATATTGATTTAATCTCCGGCATTAGTGTCAGTTCATTAGGACATGGTAATCCATCTGTTCTTAAAGCAATCGAAGAACAATCCAAAAAATATCTACACTTGATGGTATATGGCGAAATTGTACAATCTCCACAAGTGATGCTTGCACAAAAGCTTTCCGAGTATTTACAATTTAAGGAGGACACCTCAATATATTATACAAATTCAGGAAGTGAAGCCATCGAAGGTGCGATGAAATTGGCAAAACGAGCAACGGGAAGGCCCGAATTTATTGCGCTAAAAAATGCCTATCACGGCAGCACGCATGGTTCCATCAGCCTAAGTGCAGACAGCTATTACACGGATTTTTACAGACCACTCCTACCTCAAACAAGAAGGATACGTCAGAATAATTTTGACGATTTACAATATATTACAAATACAACAGCCGGAGTATTTGTGGAAACTATTATGGGCGAAGCGGGATATATACCTGCTCAGATTGAATGGATGCAGGCTTTGAGAAAGAAATGTGATGAAACAGGAGCCTTACTTATATTAGATGAAGTTCAGTGCGGAATGGGAAGAAGCGGAACTTTGTTTGCGTTCGAGCCATATCAGATAATTCCTGACATTCTTGTTTTGGCAAAAGCATTTGGCGCAGGAATGCCTCTTGGAGCATTTATTGCAAACAAGAAAATCATGTCTGTGTTATCAAATAACCCTATACTGGGACACATCTCCACATTTGGCGGGCACCCTGTTTCATGCGCTGCCGCTTTAGCCGGACTTGATGAAATTACCAAAAATAAGCTTTGGGAAAATGCCATCAAAATTGAATCTTTATTCAAAAAACACTTAACTCATCACGCATTGATGAAAATATCCGGCAAAGGTGCTATGTTGAGTATTGAATTACCTAATCAAGAGAAATGCTTTGAATTCGTTGGGAAATGTATAGAAAATGGTGTTTTGATAGATTGGTTTTTGTATGCACCTAATAAAGTAAGACTCTCACCCCCACTCATTTTAGATGAAAAGGAAACCATAAAAGCTACCGATATAATGAACTCAGTTGCAAACACAATATTGTAA
- a CDS encoding DUF58 domain-containing protein, whose protein sequence is MLRETAHRFSSLDFFARETVEGFITGMHKSPFHGFSVEFAEHRAYNQGDSIRNIDWKLFARTDNLFVKRFEEETNLRSHLILDTSASMHYPSGLNNKLEFALKSAAVLSYLLKKQRDAFGLTCFSDKINYQSAIRSSTGHYQEVITRLEGERNIASQSTQTDIVSMLHLIAEKIHRRSLVILFSDLFDSAIFEDAHALFDAFNHLKFKKHEVIVFHIVSGKEEIQFSFPSGPHKFVDKETGEELKINTDEVRDDYISRIKSFNQVVKTKSLQYGIDYIEADIDKGFEQILLPFLLKRQKLN, encoded by the coding sequence ATGCTTAGGGAAACTGCACACAGATTTTCCTCGCTTGATTTTTTTGCTCGTGAAACAGTAGAGGGGTTTATTACGGGGATGCACAAGAGTCCATTTCATGGATTTAGTGTAGAGTTTGCTGAGCATAGAGCATACAATCAGGGAGATAGTATTCGTAATATTGACTGGAAATTATTTGCACGTACCGATAATTTGTTTGTCAAACGATTTGAAGAGGAGACTAATTTGCGTTCGCATTTAATTCTTGACACCTCCGCTTCTATGCATTATCCCTCTGGTCTAAACAATAAATTAGAGTTTGCGCTTAAATCAGCTGCTGTGCTGAGTTATTTACTTAAAAAACAAAGAGATGCTTTTGGTTTAACGTGCTTTTCCGACAAAATAAACTATCAGAGTGCGATCAGATCTTCCACAGGACATTATCAGGAAGTCATTACACGTCTTGAAGGGGAACGCAATATTGCCAGCCAATCAACGCAAACCGATATTGTTTCAATGTTGCACTTAATAGCGGAAAAAATTCACAGAAGAAGTCTGGTAATTCTTTTTTCAGATTTATTTGATTCTGCCATTTTTGAAGATGCACATGCATTATTTGACGCTTTCAATCATCTTAAATTCAAAAAGCACGAAGTGATTGTTTTTCATATTGTTTCCGGTAAAGAAGAAATACAATTTAGTTTTCCTTCCGGTCCGCACAAGTTTGTTGATAAGGAAACTGGCGAAGAACTCAAAATAAATACAGATGAGGTAAGAGACGATTATATCAGCCGTATTAAATCATTTAATCAGGTTGTGAAAACAAAATCCTTGCAATATGGTATTGATTATATTGAAGCTGATATAGATAAGGGGTTTGAACAGATATTGTTGCCTTTTTTACTCAAACGGCAGAAACTAAATTAA
- a CDS encoding acyl-CoA dehydrogenase family protein: MAANTNPIDFEKIKEQNQGKDRFQAHDFYNIDALLTEEHLLIRDAVRTWIKKEVSPVIESSAQSAVFPHQLIKGLAEVGAFGPQLPAEYGCGGMDYITYGIIMQELERCDSGIRSTASVQGSLVMYPIFKFGSEQQKNKYLPKLAQGELMGCFGLTEPDHGSNPGGMVTNIKDMGDHYLLNGAKMWISNAPFADIAVVWAKDEIGIIRGLIVERGMEGFSTPETHNKWSLRTSATGELIFSNVKVPKENLLPNVQGLRGPLTCLDSARYGISWGVIGAAMDCYDSALRYAQERKQFGKPIAGFQLQQKKLAEMITEITKAQLLVWRLGTLMNEGKASSAQISMAKRNNVEMALNIAREARQVHGAMGITGEYPMMRHMMNLESVITYEGTHDVHLLILGKEITGENAFI, from the coding sequence ATGGCAGCCAATACAAACCCTATTGATTTCGAGAAAATTAAGGAGCAAAACCAAGGTAAAGACCGCTTTCAAGCTCACGATTTCTATAATATAGATGCGCTACTCACAGAGGAACATTTATTGATAAGAGATGCGGTCAGAACTTGGATAAAAAAAGAAGTTTCACCCGTCATTGAATCCTCTGCTCAATCCGCAGTTTTCCCACATCAACTCATCAAAGGTTTAGCAGAAGTTGGAGCATTTGGACCTCAACTGCCGGCAGAGTACGGCTGTGGAGGGATGGATTATATCACCTACGGCATTATTATGCAAGAACTTGAGCGTTGCGATTCAGGTATACGTTCTACCGCTTCTGTACAAGGTTCATTGGTAATGTACCCAATTTTTAAATTTGGTTCTGAACAGCAAAAAAACAAATATCTGCCCAAGCTTGCTCAAGGCGAGTTGATGGGTTGCTTTGGATTAACAGAGCCCGACCATGGCTCTAACCCAGGCGGTATGGTTACAAACATTAAAGACATGGGCGACCACTACTTGCTCAACGGAGCAAAAATGTGGATTTCCAACGCACCCTTTGCAGACATAGCGGTTGTATGGGCAAAAGACGAGATCGGTATCATTAGAGGATTAATCGTAGAAAGAGGTATGGAGGGTTTCTCAACACCAGAAACACACAACAAGTGGAGTTTGCGAACCAGTGCCACAGGTGAATTAATTTTTAGTAATGTAAAAGTACCTAAAGAAAATCTCCTACCTAATGTACAAGGATTACGAGGACCATTAACCTGCTTGGACTCTGCAAGATATGGAATAAGTTGGGGAGTTATTGGTGCTGCAATGGATTGTTATGATTCTGCTTTGCGGTATGCGCAAGAAAGAAAACAGTTTGGCAAACCCATTGCAGGTTTTCAACTCCAGCAAAAGAAACTGGCTGAAATGATTACAGAAATTACAAAAGCACAGTTATTGGTTTGGCGCCTGGGTACACTGATGAATGAAGGCAAAGCAAGTTCTGCACAAATATCTATGGCAAAACGCAATAATGTAGAAATGGCACTCAACATTGCCAGAGAAGCACGACAAGTTCATGGTGCAATGGGAATAACAGGAGAATATCCCATGATGCGACACATGATGAACTTAGAAAGTGTTATTACTTATGAAGGTACACATGATGTACATCTTCTGATTTTAGGCAAGGAAATTACCGGAGAGAACGCATTTATCTGA
- the rpsA gene encoding 30S ribosomal protein S1 has product MDRAGFGNYSKSEHESMEQLYTKSIVTLTPKEIIEGKVVSITDKEVVLDVGFKSDGIVSKNEFRDMPELKIGDKVKVYVEQTEDASGQLILSRKRALQENSWIEICKAMEADQVLKGLVTSRTKGGLVVDVMGIDAFLPGSQIDTKPIRDYDQFVGKEMEFKVVKVNEIFRNVVISHKALIEDDIEAQKFEILSSLEKGQVLEGVVKNMTSFGVFIDLGGVDGLLHITDISWGRINHPEEVLHLDQKVNVVVLDFDDEKKRISLGMKQLSEHPWDSLDDSIKVGSKVTGKIVTVADYGAFLEIKPGVEGLIHVSEMSWSQHLRNPSDFLKVGDEIEAVVLTFEKEERKISLGIKQLTPDPWQTIQQKYPIGSKHKGIVKNLTSYGLFVELEEGVDGLVHVSDLSWTKKIKHPAEFIKKDEKLDVIVLEIDAENRRLSLGHKQLEENPWDAFESIFVVGTRHEATIVDLNDKGATVQLSYGIEGFIPKRHLATQDNTPVKEEQTIEAEVIEFNKDAKTIILSHTVIWKVQEEEKKEVENKKKEKQAKNTSKTVKQINQANERTTLGELGDFDDLKALFSKTEKKEENKSAKTVKAKVEETETTAAKAPAKAKKAKADDLKQLSGVGPAFEKRLVAAGIDSYAKLAALTEADVNKIEEKDNITSWSNWEKWIEEAKALIG; this is encoded by the coding sequence ATGGACAGAGCCGGTTTCGGAAACTATTCAAAATCCGAACATGAATCAATGGAACAACTCTACACTAAGAGTATTGTAACGCTTACACCAAAAGAAATTATTGAAGGAAAAGTGGTATCAATCACCGACAAAGAGGTTGTTTTAGATGTAGGTTTTAAATCAGACGGTATTGTTTCAAAAAATGAATTCAGAGACATGCCTGAACTTAAAATTGGCGACAAAGTAAAAGTCTATGTTGAACAAACAGAAGACGCAAGCGGTCAGCTTATCCTTTCAAGAAAGCGTGCGCTCCAAGAAAATTCTTGGATTGAAATCTGCAAAGCTATGGAAGCAGATCAAGTTCTTAAAGGGCTTGTTACATCCAGAACCAAAGGTGGACTTGTGGTGGATGTAATGGGAATTGATGCATTCTTACCCGGTTCACAAATTGACACAAAACCCATTCGTGACTACGACCAGTTTGTAGGAAAAGAAATGGAATTCAAAGTTGTGAAAGTAAATGAAATTTTTAGAAATGTTGTAATTTCACATAAGGCACTGATTGAAGACGATATTGAAGCTCAAAAATTTGAAATATTATCAAGTCTGGAAAAAGGTCAGGTATTGGAAGGAGTTGTTAAAAACATGACTTCTTTTGGTGTATTTATTGACCTTGGAGGAGTTGACGGTTTGCTTCACATTACCGATATTTCTTGGGGAAGAATCAATCACCCGGAAGAAGTTTTGCATTTAGACCAAAAAGTAAACGTAGTAGTTCTTGACTTTGATGACGAGAAAAAGAGAATCTCTCTTGGTATGAAGCAACTTAGCGAACATCCTTGGGATTCTTTAGATGACAGCATCAAAGTGGGTTCAAAAGTTACGGGCAAAATTGTTACTGTGGCTGACTATGGTGCATTCCTTGAGATTAAGCCCGGTGTAGAAGGACTTATCCACGTTTCAGAAATGAGTTGGTCACAACACTTGAGAAACCCTTCTGATTTCCTTAAAGTTGGAGATGAAATCGAGGCTGTTGTATTAACATTTGAAAAAGAAGAAAGAAAAATTTCTTTAGGTATCAAACAATTAACTCCCGACCCTTGGCAAACAATCCAACAGAAATATCCTATTGGAAGCAAACATAAAGGCATTGTTAAGAATTTAACAAGTTACGGATTGTTTGTGGAACTTGAGGAAGGTGTTGACGGATTGGTTCACGTGTCCGATCTTTCTTGGACAAAGAAAATCAAACACCCCGCGGAGTTTATTAAGAAGGACGAAAAATTAGATGTGATAGTTCTGGAAATTGATGCTGAAAACAGAAGACTTTCGCTTGGACACAAACAATTAGAAGAAAATCCATGGGATGCTTTTGAATCAATTTTCGTTGTAGGAACACGTCATGAGGCAACCATTGTTGACCTAAATGACAAAGGTGCTACAGTTCAGTTGTCTTATGGAATTGAAGGCTTTATTCCTAAACGCCATTTAGCTACCCAAGATAATACCCCCGTGAAGGAAGAACAAACCATTGAAGCAGAAGTTATTGAGTTTAATAAAGATGCTAAGACGATTATTCTTTCTCATACAGTAATTTGGAAAGTTCAGGAAGAAGAGAAGAAAGAGGTAGAGAACAAAAAGAAGGAGAAACAAGCTAAGAACACATCTAAGACTGTAAAACAAATTAATCAAGCCAACGAAAGAACCACTTTGGGTGAACTTGGAGACTTTGACGACTTAAAAGCATTGTTTAGCAAAACTGAGAAGAAGGAAGAGAATAAGTCTGCTAAAACAGTGAAAGCCAAAGTTGAAGAAACTGAAACCACAGCTGCTAAAGCACCTGCTAAAGCTAAAAAGGCAAAAGCAGATGACTTAAAACAACTGAGCGGAGTGGGACCTGCTTTCGAGAAAAGATTAGTTGCTGCCGGTATTGATTCTTATGCAAAGCTTGCTGCATTGACAGAAGCCGATGTAAACAAGATTGAAGAAAAAGACAATATCACAAGCTGGTCTAACTGGGAAAAATGGATTGAAGAGGCTAAAGCTCTTATCGGATAA